A single window of Microbispora hainanensis DNA harbors:
- a CDS encoding MFS transporter, with amino-acid sequence MTGQDARTDRGTRTDTGENTSKGASKGATFGSRARRLRPLGGLLAAMAVALTGTRVSAVALPWFVLVTTGSATQTGLVAFCEMTPYVVVKALTGPLVDRAGPRVVSWSTDAISAAAATAIPLLHAAGLLTFPVLLALVAVIGAVRGPGDLAKEIMIPEAAERAGVPLERATGLSGVTERLASTLGPAAGGFMVALLGPLTGLVLNAVCFALGSLIIAFALPRGMGHPADDAPAAAESGYWRRFGEGFAFLRGELLLLTIIVMIGITNLLDAAFGTVLLPVWAERSGNGPTAIGLSNSVWGATAVVGSLVAAAVAHRMPRRVVFFAGFLLAGAPRFLVLAADVPMWAVLAVFVVSGAGGGFLNPILGAIAFERVPPGLRGRVNALGDAMAWAGIPLGGLIAGAAVAWSGLVPVLLAAGAAYFLTTNLAALLPQWREMDRLRGRGAQRSPAADPIT; translated from the coding sequence ATGACGGGCCAGGACGCGCGTACGGACAGGGGCACGCGCACGGACACCGGCGAGAACACGAGCAAGGGCGCGAGCAAGGGCGCGACCTTCGGCTCCCGCGCGCGGAGGCTGCGCCCGCTCGGCGGGCTGCTGGCGGCCATGGCGGTCGCGCTGACCGGCACCCGGGTGTCGGCCGTCGCACTGCCGTGGTTCGTGCTGGTCACGACCGGCAGCGCCACCCAGACCGGGCTGGTGGCCTTCTGCGAGATGACTCCGTACGTGGTGGTCAAGGCGCTGACCGGGCCGCTGGTCGACCGGGCCGGCCCGCGGGTCGTCTCCTGGAGCACCGACGCGATCAGCGCGGCCGCGGCCACCGCGATCCCCCTGCTGCACGCCGCGGGCCTGCTGACCTTCCCCGTGCTGCTGGCCTTGGTCGCGGTGATCGGCGCCGTACGCGGGCCGGGGGACCTGGCGAAGGAGATCATGATCCCGGAGGCCGCCGAGCGCGCCGGGGTGCCGCTGGAGCGCGCCACCGGACTGTCCGGCGTGACCGAACGGCTGGCCTCGACCCTCGGCCCGGCGGCCGGCGGCTTCATGGTGGCGCTGCTGGGGCCGCTGACCGGCCTGGTCCTCAACGCCGTGTGCTTCGCCCTCGGCTCGCTGATCATCGCGTTCGCCCTGCCGCGCGGCATGGGCCACCCGGCCGACGACGCTCCGGCCGCAGCCGAGTCCGGCTACTGGCGGCGTTTCGGCGAGGGCTTCGCCTTCCTGCGCGGCGAGCTGCTGCTGCTCACCATCATCGTCATGATCGGGATCACCAACCTGCTGGACGCGGCGTTCGGCACCGTGCTGCTGCCCGTGTGGGCCGAGCGGTCCGGCAACGGCCCGACCGCGATCGGGCTGAGCAATAGCGTGTGGGGCGCGACGGCGGTCGTGGGGAGCCTGGTCGCGGCGGCCGTCGCACACCGGATGCCGCGCCGGGTCGTGTTCTTCGCCGGGTTCCTGCTGGCCGGGGCGCCGCGGTTCCTGGTGCTGGCGGCCGACGTGCCGATGTGGGCGGTGCTGGCGGTGTTCGTGGTCAGCGGGGCAGGCGGGGGCTTCCTCAACCCGATCCTGGGGGCGATCGCCTTCGAACGGGTGCCGCCCGGCCTGCGCGGCCGGGTCAACGCGCTGGGCGACGCGATGGCGTGGGCGGGCATCCCCCTGGGTGGGCTGATCGCCGGGGCGGCGGTGGCGTGGTCCGGTCTCGTGCCGGTGTTGCTGGCGGCCGGCGCGGCGTACTTCCTGACCACCAATCTGGCCGCGCTGCTGCCGCAGTGGCGGGAGATGGACCGTCTGCGCGGCCGGGGCGCGCAGCGGTCCCCGGCGGCCGATCCCATCACGTGA
- the purB gene encoding adenylosuccinate lyase codes for MNAKPRIPNVLAARYASPELARLWSPEHKVVLERRLWLAVLKAQADLGIEVPEQAIADYEKVAEQVDLASIAEREKVTRHDVKARIEEFNALAGHEHVHKGMTSRDLTENVEQLQIRDSLLLVRGRVVALLARLGRLATEHSSTVMAGRSHNVAAQATTLGKRFATAADELLVAYERLEDLLERYPLRGIKGPVGTAQDMLDLLGGEDRLAELEDRVAEHLGFARRFTSVGQVYPRSLDYDVLTALVQLAAAPSSLAKTIRLMAGHELVTEGFKEGQVGSSAMPHKMNTRSCERVNGLTVILRGYASMAGELAGDQWNEGDVSCSVVRRVALPDAFFAFDGLVETMLTVLDEFGAFPAVIEAELGRYLPFLATTKMLMAAVRAGVGRETAHEIIKEHAVASALAMRSRGAGNELLDRLAADERFPLGRAELDALLADRASFAGAAAGQVAAVTARIGEITARHPGDAAYVPGAIL; via the coding sequence GTGAATGCCAAGCCGCGTATCCCGAATGTCCTGGCCGCTCGTTACGCCTCGCCCGAGCTGGCCCGCCTGTGGTCCCCCGAGCACAAGGTGGTGCTGGAGCGCAGGCTCTGGCTCGCCGTGCTGAAGGCCCAGGCCGACCTCGGGATCGAGGTGCCCGAGCAGGCGATCGCCGACTACGAGAAGGTGGCCGAGCAGGTCGACCTGGCCTCCATCGCCGAGCGGGAGAAGGTCACGCGGCACGACGTGAAGGCCCGCATCGAGGAGTTCAACGCCCTGGCCGGGCACGAGCACGTCCACAAGGGCATGACCTCCCGCGACCTGACCGAAAACGTCGAGCAGCTGCAGATCCGCGACAGCCTGCTGCTGGTGCGCGGGCGGGTCGTGGCGCTGCTGGCCCGCCTGGGCCGCCTGGCCACCGAGCACTCCTCGACCGTCATGGCGGGCCGCTCGCACAATGTCGCCGCGCAGGCGACCACGCTCGGCAAGCGGTTCGCGACCGCCGCCGACGAGCTGCTGGTGGCCTACGAACGCCTTGAGGACCTGCTGGAGCGCTACCCGCTGCGCGGCATCAAGGGGCCGGTCGGCACCGCGCAGGACATGCTCGACCTCCTCGGCGGCGAGGACCGGCTGGCCGAGCTGGAGGACCGCGTCGCCGAGCACCTGGGGTTCGCCCGCCGCTTCACCAGCGTCGGCCAGGTCTATCCCCGCTCGCTCGACTACGACGTGCTGACCGCGCTGGTGCAGCTGGCCGCCGCGCCGTCGTCCCTGGCCAAGACCATCCGGCTGATGGCCGGGCACGAACTGGTCACCGAGGGCTTCAAGGAGGGCCAGGTCGGCTCGTCGGCGATGCCGCACAAGATGAACACCCGCTCCTGCGAGCGCGTCAACGGCCTGACGGTGATCCTGCGCGGGTACGCCTCGATGGCCGGGGAGCTCGCCGGCGACCAGTGGAACGAGGGCGACGTGTCCTGCTCGGTCGTCCGCCGGGTCGCGCTGCCCGACGCGTTCTTCGCCTTCGACGGCCTGGTGGAGACCATGCTGACCGTGCTGGACGAGTTCGGCGCGTTCCCGGCGGTCATCGAGGCCGAGCTGGGCCGCTACCTGCCGTTCCTCGCCACGACCAAGATGCTCATGGCGGCCGTGCGGGCCGGGGTCGGCCGCGAGACCGCCCACGAGATCATCAAGGAGCACGCGGTCGCCTCGGCGCTGGCCATGCGCTCGCGCGGCGCCGGCAACGAGCTGCTCGACCGCCTGGCCGCCGACGAGCGTTTCCCGCTCGGCCGCGCCGAGCTCGACGCGCTGCTGGCCGACCGGGCCTCCTTCGCCGGCGCGGCCGCGGGTCAGGTGGCCGCCGTGACCGCGCGGATCGGTGAGATCACCGCGCGCCATCCCGGCGACGCCGCCTATGTCCCGGGCGCGATCCTGTAG
- a CDS encoding GNAT family N-acetyltransferase encodes MRELVSEAEVVAASGDDDLVVWAAQGMRPGVRAWAHGDAVAVASPEVSRRDRLVVRGPAAQAVRLVRHALAECGPSYRPLGDAELIERVIEGMPELELAGHFSWMGTEKLAPPRSQVTGGEVTGPEGAASWLADSAAPEVTALLAAANPSSYAVPGLPRVRRWAGVRDGSGALLAVAADAWPAPTVGLLAGVATAEPARGRGLGERVCRFVAAALIAEHGRVALMVDDWNRAAVVVYERLGFARRRVAAAGLRT; translated from the coding sequence GTGCGCGAACTGGTGAGCGAGGCCGAGGTCGTCGCCGCCTCAGGCGACGACGACCTCGTGGTGTGGGCGGCCCAGGGCATGCGGCCCGGCGTACGCGCGTGGGCGCATGGGGACGCGGTGGCGGTGGCCAGCCCCGAGGTGTCGCGGCGCGACCGCCTGGTGGTGCGGGGCCCGGCCGCCCAGGCCGTCCGGCTCGTACGGCATGCCCTGGCCGAGTGCGGCCCGTCCTACCGGCCCCTCGGCGACGCGGAGCTGATCGAACGGGTCATCGAGGGCATGCCCGAACTGGAACTGGCCGGGCACTTCTCCTGGATGGGCACCGAGAAGCTCGCCCCACCCCGCTCACAGGTGACGGGCGGCGAGGTCACAGGCCCGGAGGGGGCGGCCTCCTGGCTGGCGGACTCCGCCGCCCCGGAGGTGACGGCGCTGCTCGCCGCCGCCAACCCCAGTTCCTACGCCGTGCCGGGCCTGCCGCGCGTACGCCGCTGGGCCGGGGTCCGGGACGGCTCGGGCGCCCTGCTGGCGGTCGCGGCCGACGCGTGGCCGGCGCCGACGGTGGGCCTGCTGGCCGGGGTCGCGACGGCCGAACCGGCGCGGGGACGCGGGCTGGGGGAGCGGGTGTGCCGGTTCGTGGCCGCCGCGCTGATCGCGGAACACGGCCGCGTGGCGCTGATGGTGGACGACTGGAACCGGGCGGCCGTCGTCGTCTACGAACGGCTCGGCTTCGCCCGCCGCCGTGTCGCCGCCGCGGGCCTGCGTACCTGA
- a CDS encoding HAD family hydrolase: MIRAILFDLDETLFDHRRAVAHAATRWTESVCPGHELLPEAPALWLDLEDKHVPAWHAGECSFAEQRRRRLREFCRRLGLPTPSDPDAAFAAFLTHYESAWTAFADVTEALDALAALDDAPTLGVLTNGVAVQQEAKLRSIGLMDRMEVVLTPDTLGAFKPAPQCYHKAAAKLGLRPQEVLMVGDNLLLDAVAPTRAGMHGVWLDRYRAEPGASSPGVTRITTLRDLPGVLAALRPRLLGPSRAA, from the coding sequence GTGATCAGGGCCATTCTGTTCGACCTCGACGAGACCCTTTTCGATCATCGCCGGGCGGTCGCGCACGCCGCGACCCGCTGGACCGAGTCGGTCTGCCCCGGTCATGAGCTGCTGCCGGAGGCGCCGGCGCTGTGGCTCGACCTGGAGGACAAGCACGTGCCCGCGTGGCACGCCGGGGAGTGCTCGTTCGCCGAGCAGCGGCGCCGGCGGCTGCGCGAGTTCTGCCGCCGCCTCGGGCTGCCCACGCCGTCCGACCCGGACGCGGCCTTCGCCGCCTTCCTGACCCACTACGAGTCGGCCTGGACCGCCTTCGCCGACGTGACCGAGGCACTGGACGCGCTGGCGGCCCTCGATGACGCCCCCACGCTGGGCGTTCTCACCAACGGCGTGGCCGTCCAGCAGGAGGCCAAGCTGCGCAGCATCGGGCTGATGGACCGCATGGAAGTGGTGCTGACCCCCGACACGCTCGGCGCGTTCAAGCCCGCCCCGCAGTGCTACCACAAGGCCGCGGCCAAGCTCGGCCTGCGCCCGCAGGAGGTGCTCATGGTCGGCGACAACCTCCTGCTCGACGCGGTCGCCCCCACCCGTGCGGGCATGCACGGGGTGTGGCTCGACCGCTACCGCGCCGAGCCCGGCGCCTCCTCCCCCGGCGTCACGAGGATCACCACCCTGCGCGACCTGCCCGGCGTGCTGGCCGCGCTGCGCCCGCGCCTGCTCGGCCCGTCACGCGCCGCCTGA
- a CDS encoding metalloregulator ArsR/SmtB family transcription factor codes for MDVTPTTAGPRARPSSAPSPPPPSEDEIFAALASPVRREVLRLLRERGPRSVQELASGFAMARPSFSEHLRVLREAGLVSERRDGRRRLYSLEPVPLVRVRDWLDPYERFWRDRLSALRHLLDDTETADNDTDGTKTVDAGTSDTGTSDTGTSDTGTSDTGTSDTGTSDTETTGGTTTDTATASAGVPPYGSGGGHHADHDEERP; via the coding sequence GTGGACGTCACCCCCACCACCGCAGGGCCGCGGGCACGGCCGTCATCGGCGCCGTCTCCGCCGCCGCCTTCGGAGGACGAGATCTTCGCCGCGCTCGCCAGCCCGGTGCGGCGCGAGGTGCTGCGCCTGCTGCGCGAGCGCGGCCCCCGGTCCGTCCAGGAGTTGGCCTCCGGCTTCGCCATGGCCCGGCCCAGCTTCTCCGAGCACCTGCGGGTGCTGCGTGAGGCGGGACTGGTCAGCGAACGCAGGGACGGCAGGCGCCGGCTCTACAGCCTGGAGCCCGTTCCGCTCGTCCGGGTCCGCGACTGGCTGGACCCCTACGAACGGTTCTGGCGCGACAGGCTGTCGGCTCTGCGCCACCTGCTCGACGACACCGAGACCGCAGACAACGACACCGACGGCACCAAGACCGTGGACGCCGGGACCTCGGACACCGGGACCTCGGACACCGGGACCTCGGACACCGGGACCTCGGACACCGGGACCTCGGACACCGGGACCTCGGACACCGAAACGACCGGCGGCACGACGACGGACACCGCGACGGCAAGCGCCGGCGTCCCGCCGTACGGCAGCGGCGGCGGCCACCACGCGGACCACGACGAGGAGAGGCCATGA
- a CDS encoding SRPBCC family protein, with product MLRLGWRDADPASPAGADWTITWTLEPEGRGTRLFLTHEGFDPGNEMQRRARSIMDGGWRHLMTGSLAAVL from the coding sequence ATGCTCCGCCTGGGCTGGCGCGACGCCGACCCGGCCAGCCCCGCCGGCGCCGACTGGACGATCACCTGGACGCTCGAACCCGAAGGCCGGGGCACCCGGCTGTTCCTCACGCACGAGGGCTTCGATCCCGGCAACGAGATGCAGCGGCGGGCCCGCTCCATCATGGACGGCGGGTGGCGCCACCTGATGACCGGTTCGCTGGCCGCCGTGCTGTGA
- a CDS encoding MerR family transcriptional regulator, which translates to MGYSVGQVARFAGITVRTLHHYDEIGLLRPSERTAAGYRRYSEADLDRLQQVLFYRELGFSLEEIAVVLDDPGTDPVTHLRRQHELLRRRIGRLEAMAAAVERAMEARKMGISLTPEERFEVFGDFDPAQYAEEAEERWGGTGAFEQSRRRTARYTKDDWRAITAETGEVLQAFAAAFTEGEPADGERAMDLAERHRAHITRWFYDCTYEIHKGLGEMYVADPRFAANYERLAEGLSHWVRDAIHANAARHA; encoded by the coding sequence ATGGGCTACTCGGTCGGCCAGGTCGCCCGCTTCGCCGGGATCACCGTGCGGACGCTGCACCACTACGACGAGATCGGGCTGCTGCGGCCCAGCGAGCGCACCGCCGCCGGATACCGGCGCTACAGCGAGGCGGACCTCGACCGGCTGCAGCAGGTGCTGTTCTACCGGGAGCTCGGGTTCTCCCTGGAGGAGATCGCCGTCGTCCTCGACGACCCGGGCACCGACCCGGTGACCCACCTGCGCCGCCAGCACGAGCTGCTGCGGCGCAGGATCGGGCGGCTGGAGGCGATGGCGGCGGCGGTCGAACGTGCCATGGAGGCGAGGAAGATGGGGATTTCCCTCACGCCGGAGGAGCGGTTCGAGGTGTTCGGCGACTTCGATCCCGCGCAGTACGCCGAGGAGGCGGAGGAACGCTGGGGCGGCACCGGCGCGTTCGAGCAGAGCCGCCGCCGGACGGCCCGCTACACCAAGGACGACTGGCGGGCCATCACGGCGGAGACCGGCGAGGTGCTGCAGGCGTTCGCGGCGGCCTTCACCGAGGGAGAGCCCGCGGACGGCGAGCGCGCTATGGACCTGGCCGAACGGCACCGCGCGCACATCACCCGCTGGTTCTACGACTGCACCTACGAGATCCACAAGGGTCTCGGGGAGATGTACGTGGCCGACCCGCGGTTCGCGGCCAACTACGAACGGCTCGCCGAGGGCCTGAGCCACTGGGTCCGCGACGCCATCCACGCCAACGCGGCGCGGCACGCCTGA
- a CDS encoding RNA polymerase sigma factor: protein MNESLLRELVPAVIGVLVRRGADFASAEDAVQEALIRALDTWPADPPRDPKAWLVTTAWHRFVDAARAEASRRGRELAVQAEPPSGPAPATDDTLRLYFLCAHPTLPHSSAVALTLRAVGGLTTRQIAAAHLVPEATMAQRISRAKRRIAGLPLDQPGDLGTVLRVLYLVFNEGYGGDVDLAAEAIRLTRQLAALTGEPEVAGLLALMLLHHARRASRTGPGGRLVPLAEQDRSRWDTGKIAEGVAILQAALARDRLGEYQAQAAIVALHADARSAAETDWVQIVEWYDELLRLTGSPVVRLNRAVAVGEADGPHAGLAALDGVDPGLPRYAAVTAYLHERAGDLPLAAELYAEAARAATSVPERDHLTRQAARVRRLLRQ, encoded by the coding sequence GTGAACGAGTCGCTGCTGCGGGAGCTGGTGCCCGCGGTGATCGGTGTCCTCGTCCGGCGCGGAGCCGACTTCGCCTCGGCCGAGGACGCCGTGCAGGAGGCCCTGATCCGGGCGCTGGACACCTGGCCCGCCGATCCCCCGCGCGATCCGAAGGCCTGGCTGGTCACGACCGCCTGGCACAGGTTCGTCGACGCCGCCCGCGCCGAGGCGTCGCGGCGGGGCCGGGAGCTGGCCGTGCAGGCCGAGCCTCCGTCCGGTCCCGCGCCCGCGACGGACGACACGCTGCGGCTGTACTTCCTGTGCGCGCACCCCACGCTGCCGCACAGCTCGGCCGTCGCCCTGACGCTGCGCGCGGTCGGCGGCCTGACCACGCGGCAGATCGCGGCGGCCCACCTCGTCCCCGAGGCGACCATGGCGCAGCGGATCAGCCGGGCCAAACGGCGGATCGCCGGGCTGCCGCTCGACCAGCCCGGCGATCTCGGGACGGTGCTGCGCGTGCTCTACCTGGTGTTCAACGAGGGGTACGGCGGAGACGTCGACCTGGCGGCCGAGGCGATCCGGCTGACCCGCCAGCTCGCCGCGCTGACCGGCGAGCCCGAGGTCGCCGGGCTTCTCGCGCTCATGCTGCTGCACCACGCGCGGCGGGCGTCGCGCACCGGCCCGGGAGGCCGTCTGGTGCCCCTCGCCGAGCAGGACCGGTCGCGCTGGGACACGGGCAAGATCGCCGAGGGGGTGGCGATCCTGCAGGCCGCGCTGGCCCGCGACCGGCTGGGCGAATACCAGGCGCAGGCCGCGATCGTCGCCCTGCACGCCGACGCCCGCAGCGCCGCCGAGACCGACTGGGTGCAGATCGTGGAGTGGTACGACGAGCTGCTGCGCCTGACCGGCAGCCCGGTGGTGCGGCTCAACCGCGCGGTGGCGGTCGGCGAGGCCGACGGGCCGCACGCGGGCCTGGCGGCGCTGGACGGCGTGGATCCCGGTCTGCCGCGCTACGCCGCGGTGACGGCCTACCTGCACGAACGCGCCGGCGATCTCCCGCTGGCCGCCGAGCTGTACGCCGAGGCCGCCCGCGCCGCCACCAGCGTGCCGGAGCGCGACCACCTCACGCGGCAGGCCGCGCGGGTGCGGCGGCTGCTCCGGCAGTGA
- a CDS encoding YciI family protein — translation MKYLILKHYRGGPAPVVDYGTMDTWTPEEVDAHVQFMRDFAARLEETGEFVEGQALSPEGAFVRYDGEGRPPVTDGPFAETKDLIAGWMVIDVDSWDRAVQLAGELSAAPGPGGKPIHEWLEVRPFLAEPPTVTE, via the coding sequence ATGAAATACCTGATCCTCAAGCACTACCGGGGCGGCCCGGCCCCCGTCGTCGACTACGGGACGATGGACACCTGGACGCCGGAGGAGGTCGACGCGCACGTGCAGTTCATGCGTGACTTCGCGGCCCGCCTGGAGGAGACGGGCGAGTTCGTCGAGGGCCAGGCCCTGTCACCCGAGGGCGCGTTCGTACGGTATGACGGCGAGGGGCGCCCGCCGGTGACCGACGGCCCGTTCGCCGAGACCAAGGACCTCATCGCAGGCTGGATGGTCATCGACGTGGACTCCTGGGACCGCGCGGTGCAGCTCGCCGGGGAGCTGTCGGCCGCCCCCGGCCCCGGCGGCAAGCCGATCCACGAGTGGCTGGAGGTCCGGCCGTTCCTCGCCGAGCCGCCCACGGTCACCGAGTGA
- a CDS encoding MerR family transcriptional regulator — protein sequence MLGHVNDDLLSIGRFARLARLSVKQLRHYAAMGLLEPAWIDPASGYRYYHAAQARDALVIGLLRSLDVPLPVIAEVLSGNDGGPDVSGSAAAALARVRDDQEAELARRRRTLESLERILATGLPGAEVTLVTEPPRPAVVVRDLVATPGDIGRATSACVARLLAAAPPAPAFVGLFPLDYGELIPVAVALTGTGLPQVPGAAPETLPGGTFAVAAHVGPYDQIPLTAHALLAWCAERGHAPTGPLREAYVSDPATTPPERLVTHLMIGLEDDR from the coding sequence ATGCTGGGGCACGTGAACGACGACCTCCTGTCGATCGGGCGGTTCGCCCGCCTCGCCCGGCTCAGCGTCAAGCAACTGCGCCACTACGCCGCCATGGGGCTGCTCGAACCCGCCTGGATCGACCCCGCCAGCGGCTACCGCTACTACCATGCCGCCCAGGCGCGCGACGCGCTCGTCATCGGCCTGCTGCGCTCCCTCGACGTGCCCCTGCCCGTCATCGCGGAGGTGTTGTCCGGCAACGACGGGGGACCGGACGTTTCGGGCTCCGCGGCCGCCGCGCTCGCCCGGGTCAGGGACGACCAGGAGGCCGAGCTCGCCCGCCGCAGGCGCACCCTCGAAAGCCTCGAACGCATCCTCGCCACCGGCCTGCCCGGCGCCGAGGTCACCCTCGTCACCGAACCGCCGCGCCCCGCGGTCGTCGTCCGCGACCTGGTGGCCACCCCCGGCGACATCGGCCGCGCCACCTCCGCCTGCGTCGCCCGCCTGCTGGCCGCCGCGCCGCCGGCACCCGCCTTCGTCGGGCTGTTCCCGCTCGACTACGGCGAGCTGATCCCCGTCGCCGTCGCCCTCACCGGCACCGGCCTGCCGCAGGTGCCCGGCGCCGCCCCCGAGACCCTGCCTGGCGGCACGTTCGCCGTCGCCGCGCACGTCGGCCCCTACGACCAGATCCCGCTCACCGCCCACGCACTGCTCGCCTGGTGCGCCGAACGCGGGCACGCCCCCACCGGCCCGCTCCGCGAGGCGTACGTCTCCGACCCCGCGACCACCCCGCCCGAGCGGCTGGTCACCCACCTGATGATCGGCCTGGAGGACGACCGATGA
- a CDS encoding tyrosine-type recombinase/integrase, with protein MLPVQVNRLTVQEAGDRYVELVRAKTVTGALSPATAEVYARDVATFVRLAGPGRVLDDLTGEDVDAVLLAFARKPDERRKHDGHEKNTGQSAASQARFRRSVSALFRHATSAGWVHLDPMAASSVRARERGGLRPERRALTREQAEGLIEAAASPAAPPAKAAGSGAGRRRRADQRTEVRDALVVLLLTTLGPRVSELVRANVEDFYTNDGVRYWRIFGKGGRTRDVPLPEAVAAALDAYLAVRAGGDGEKALLLSWRGRRLARGDVQAVIDRVQRQVEPGRRRAVTPHGLRHTTATHLLADGTDMDAVRRVLGHSDLSTLGRYRDDLPGELEVAMGSHPLLRRRRGRAVRDDQGGPDT; from the coding sequence ATGCTGCCCGTACAGGTGAACAGGCTGACCGTGCAGGAGGCCGGGGACCGCTATGTGGAGCTGGTCCGCGCCAAGACGGTGACCGGTGCGCTGTCGCCCGCCACGGCCGAGGTGTACGCGCGTGACGTGGCCACGTTCGTACGGCTGGCCGGGCCGGGCCGGGTGCTGGACGACCTGACCGGTGAGGACGTCGACGCGGTGCTGCTGGCCTTCGCCCGCAAGCCCGACGAGCGCAGGAAGCATGACGGACACGAGAAGAACACCGGGCAGAGCGCGGCGTCGCAGGCGAGGTTCCGCCGGTCGGTGTCGGCGTTGTTCCGGCACGCCACGTCGGCGGGCTGGGTGCATCTGGATCCGATGGCGGCCTCGTCGGTGCGGGCGCGCGAGCGGGGCGGGCTGCGGCCGGAGCGCCGCGCGCTGACCCGGGAGCAGGCCGAGGGGCTGATCGAGGCGGCGGCCTCGCCCGCCGCACCACCCGCGAAGGCGGCCGGTTCGGGGGCGGGGCGGCGCAGGCGGGCCGACCAGCGGACGGAGGTGCGCGACGCGCTGGTGGTGCTGCTGCTGACCACGCTGGGCCCCCGGGTGTCGGAGCTGGTGCGGGCCAACGTGGAGGACTTCTACACCAACGACGGGGTGCGTTACTGGCGCATCTTCGGCAAGGGCGGGCGCACCCGGGACGTTCCGCTGCCCGAGGCCGTCGCGGCGGCGCTCGACGCCTACCTGGCGGTGCGGGCCGGCGGGGACGGTGAGAAGGCGCTGCTGCTGTCGTGGCGGGGCAGGCGGCTGGCGCGGGGCGACGTGCAGGCCGTCATCGACCGGGTGCAGCGGCAGGTGGAACCCGGGCGGCGCCGGGCGGTGACGCCGCACGGGTTACGGCACACGACGGCGACGCACCTGCTGGCCGACGGCACGGACATGGACGCGGTGCGGCGGGTGCTGGGCCACAGCGACCTGTCGACGCTCGGCCGCTACCGCGACGACCTGCCCGGGGAGCTGGAGGTGGCGATGGGGTCGCACCCCCTGCTGCGCCGCCGGCGCGGCCGGGCCGTACGGGACGACCAGGGCGGGCCGGACACCTGA
- a CDS encoding ribosomal protein L7/L12: protein MFGLGTVEVLVLAVIVIALLGVGLAAVRAGARPAGPLTWRSPGLLPPVSADLQHRVRELYGENKKIEAIKLIREQTGLGLKEAKDLAEALAAGRPLPVAPGQARPDLASRVRELKAAGRGEQAVFLVRGETGMGQAEAERFVDAIDVTGAAGEA from the coding sequence ATGTTCGGCTTGGGCACGGTCGAGGTGTTGGTCCTCGCCGTCATCGTGATCGCGCTTCTCGGTGTGGGTCTCGCGGCGGTGCGGGCCGGCGCACGCCCCGCCGGGCCGCTGACCTGGCGCAGCCCGGGCCTGCTGCCGCCGGTCTCGGCCGACCTGCAGCACCGGGTGCGGGAGCTGTACGGCGAGAACAAGAAGATCGAGGCGATCAAGCTGATCCGCGAGCAGACCGGGCTCGGCCTGAAGGAGGCCAAGGACCTGGCCGAGGCCCTGGCCGCCGGACGGCCACTGCCGGTGGCGCCGGGCCAGGCGCGGCCGGACCTGGCGTCGCGGGTGCGGGAGCTGAAGGCGGCCGGGCGTGGCGAGCAGGCGGTGTTCCTGGTGCGCGGCGAGACGGGCATGGGCCAGGCGGAGGCCGAGCGGTTCGTCGACGCGATCGACGTCACCGGCGCGGCCGGCGAGGCGTAG